From Micromonospora echinaurantiaca:
CGGTACCTGCGCAAGCACGACTTCACGGTCGAGGAGCGCCTGGTGGCCGGCGCACCGGCTCTCCTGGTGCACGGAACCGTGCCGCGTCAGCGGGCGGACTGGTGCGATGTGCTGGCTTCGTTGACCGGGGAGATGATCGACCTCGGCTTCAGCAGTGGCGGCGCGGCGCTGCTCGTGGCCGTCGACGACCACGTCTATGCGCTGGCCTACGGCACCGTCGGTCGCCACATGGTCGACCTGGACCTGGCCAACACCGGGTTCGGGATCGGCTTTGCGGTCCGTTCGCTTGCTCCCGACGAGATCAAGCAGGTGCGCCGCCGGGTATTCGGCACCACCGGCCGTGTGGACCGCAACATGGTGCCGGGCGGTCAGCACATTCGGATGTACGGGATCGACAAGTGGGGCGAGATCGTCGGCCAGGTATGCGGGCGGACGTTCAACCCGAACCTGACTGTCTGCCGGTCCACCCGCAAGGCCACCCCGGTTGAGGGTAGCGATGCCCTGCGTATCCACCTCGGCGTGGAGCCCGAGAACCTGCTCGCCGATCTACGAGAGATCAATCGGGTCTGCAAGCAGGAGGCCCCCTTCGAGGACCTGGAGTTCATCACCCAGATCCGTCCTATCCCGTCCCGCGACCCGCGGTTGTCCGAGGTGGAGGGGCGGCTTGACGCGCTGCTCGCGTCACCGGACCCGGACGAGGTCGGTCTGGCCGTACCGGGCCGGGTGCTCGGCGAGATCGAGCGGATCCGGTCGTACAAGCTTCGGGTGCCGAAGTCGGGGCTCAGCACGGCGCGTCTGTCGGAGCTCACCCTCGCCGACATCCTCACCCAGACTGGCGGTGTGCCGGAGGGCGAGCGTTGGGCCTCCCTCTGCAACGGACGGATCACCCTCTGCGCCGACACCAGGGGCGAGGAAGAGATCGGCTCGACCGCCGCGTCGCGATGGATCACCGCCCAGCTCCCACACGGCACGAGTCAACTGCTGCTGCATGAGGGCGGCTGGTATGAGATCGGCGACCGGCACCGGGAGTTCCTCCGCGCCGAGATCGAGCAGATCCTCGCGGTGCCGGCCAGCATCGCGCTCCCGGCATGGACCGCCGACCTGACTGACGAGGCGGAGTACAACATCCACGCCGCCGCTGTCTGTGGTCTGACGCTGCTGGACCGGCGCCTGCTGCGGACGAGCCAGCACCACCGCGGTATCGAGGCGTGCGACCTGCTCGGGCCCAACGACGAGCTGATCCACGTCAAGAGGGCCAAGGGAAGTTCAGCACTGAGCCACCTCTTCGCCCAAGGCGAGGTATCGGTCGACGCGCTGCGCTACGAGGCGGACGCCCGGAAAGCCCTGGTCGAAATGGTCCGCCAGCAGCCGACGGCGCGGCTCATCGACGCGGACTTCCGTCCCCGCAAGGTCATCTACGCGATCGCCCTCGGCTCCGGCAAGCCGCTCACCGTCCACTCGCTCTTCACCTTCGCCCAAGTGGCGCTCTACCGGGCGATGAAGTCCCTGCGCAACGAGGGCGTCGAGGTCGAGGTCGTCGGCATTCCCTCCGCCTGATCCGTCCACGACATCAGCTCCACACCGCTCCGCCGGCACAGCTACAACCCACCACCGCCTTGACGAGGAGATGACTATGACCGAACCCCAGGCCCAGCCGGACCCGCAGCCCGATCCCCAGGCCCAGCCCGAGACGACGCACACCGCCACTCCGCAGGACACCGTTCAGAGGAAGCCCCGTGTCCGGTGGACCATCCCCGGCGCCATCGTGCTGGTCCTGCTGCTCTGCTTCGGCGGTTGCGGCGCGCTGCCGGCCACGACCAGCGGTGAGGAGCCGTCCGACGGTAAGGCCGCTGCTTCCGCCGCGCCGCAGGCGCACTCCACCACGTCCGCCCCGACCACCGCCGCGGCGCCGACCACCGCGCCCGCTACGACCTCGCCGCCCGTTCTCGCCTACGAGACCCCGACGAAGAGCGACTTCAAGCTCAAGGTCAAGGTCCTCAAGAAGCAGTGCTTCGGCAGCGCCGGTTGCAACATCACCTACCGGATCGGTGTGACCTACACCGGTGACGGCGACCTGGACCCGTCCAAGACGTACGAGGTGACGTACCAGGTCAAGGGCGCCGAGGACCCGATCATCAACACCTTCGAGGTGACCGGAGACTCCGCCTCCGTGCAGGAGGAGGAGATGGCCAGCACCAAGCGCTCCAGCGACAAGCTCACCGCCGTCGTCACCGACGTCTGCGAATTCTGAGCGGAGCAGCCATGCGTCCCGATGAGTTCCTCCGCGCCCTGGACCTGCTCCCCACTCCGCTGCACGAGCGCGCCCTCGCGCTGCGCGCCTACGCCCGGGCGACCCACTGCGCGGACTGCCAGCGGATCGGCGACGCCGTGCGCCTCGCCCTCACCGCCGCGCACTACGACGAGTTCGGCTCGGCGGCCCAGCTGCTCGACGCGGCGGAGCAGCAGGCCGCCGGGCACGGCTCGGCCTGCCGGGCGCAGCCGACCAACCAGCAGCTCGGTCGCGGCCGGGTCGGCCGCTGGGCGGGGACGACCGCGCCGCTGGTCGCCGCCACCGACGCAAGCTGGAAGGGCCGCGCCGGCGGCATCGGGTACGTGGTCAGCGACGGCCACTACGGCCTGCGCAGCCGGGGCACCGGCCGGCTGGACCCGACCGGATACTCGCGGGTCCTGATCAACGAGCTGCGCGCGGTCGACTTCCTGCTCTCCGCGTACGAGGAGGTGCCGTCGGGGCTGACCGTGCTGCTGGACAGCCTGGCTGCCCTGCGGTACCTGCACCGCTGGCAGGCGGGCGAGACCGAGGCTATGCCTGCCGGCTACAGCCTGCGGCCACGCAGGTGGTCCGCCCAGCCCACGCTGGTGCGCCTCGCCGAGCTGGTGAGTCGCCAGCCGGACCTGTCCTTTGCCCACGTCAAGGGACACTCCGGCCACGCCCTCAACGAGGCCGCCGACAGCCTGTCGCACATGGCGCGGCGGCGGATTGGCGAGTCCTTCGACGTACGCCCCCGGGCCCATGCCCTGGTCGACGCGTTCCTGCGCGACTGGCACTCCACCGTGCCCCACTGACCGCCCCTGCAGACTTCGCACCTTGGAGATCATCATGGTTCCCACTGAGCAGATCAGGGCCGTCTGGTCCACGGCCGCGTCGTTCCGGTCCTGGACGGGTCCCCGACTGGACACTCGACGGCGTGCCAGCCTCCTGCTG
This genomic window contains:
- a CDS encoding DUF6119 family protein; translation: MRRANPPTTTRPANHRVVRKDVTRPRHDPPTLFDLDLPERPEGTYLTSVYQLERVPATTEGLHDAVDQRYLRKHDFTVEERLVAGAPALLVHGTVPRQRADWCDVLASLTGEMIDLGFSSGGAALLVAVDDHVYALAYGTVGRHMVDLDLANTGFGIGFAVRSLAPDEIKQVRRRVFGTTGRVDRNMVPGGQHIRMYGIDKWGEIVGQVCGRTFNPNLTVCRSTRKATPVEGSDALRIHLGVEPENLLADLREINRVCKQEAPFEDLEFITQIRPIPSRDPRLSEVEGRLDALLASPDPDEVGLAVPGRVLGEIERIRSYKLRVPKSGLSTARLSELTLADILTQTGGVPEGERWASLCNGRITLCADTRGEEEIGSTAASRWITAQLPHGTSQLLLHEGGWYEIGDRHREFLRAEIEQILAVPASIALPAWTADLTDEAEYNIHAAAVCGLTLLDRRLLRTSQHHRGIEACDLLGPNDELIHVKRAKGSSALSHLFAQGEVSVDALRYEADARKALVEMVRQQPTARLIDADFRPRKVIYAIALGSGKPLTVHSLFTFAQVALYRAMKSLRNEGVEVEVVGIPSA
- a CDS encoding ribonuclease HI, encoding MRPDEFLRALDLLPTPLHERALALRAYARATHCADCQRIGDAVRLALTAAHYDEFGSAAQLLDAAEQQAAGHGSACRAQPTNQQLGRGRVGRWAGTTAPLVAATDASWKGRAGGIGYVVSDGHYGLRSRGTGRLDPTGYSRVLINELRAVDFLLSAYEEVPSGLTVLLDSLAALRYLHRWQAGETEAMPAGYSLRPRRWSAQPTLVRLAELVSRQPDLSFAHVKGHSGHALNEAADSLSHMARRRIGESFDVRPRAHALVDAFLRDWHSTVPH